The following coding sequences lie in one Metallumcola ferriviriculae genomic window:
- a CDS encoding YlbF family regulator → MDSYDKAQQLAKALANSEEYQQFTRAKEKVEEDESNMSLLQEFRRRQLELQMSQITGEEVDEEQVEQVEQMYQMLSLNKNINEYLNAEYRLSRLMSDIQKIIGDAVKDWFEFGERESSLN, encoded by the coding sequence ATGGATTCTTATGATAAAGCGCAGCAACTGGCCAAGGCACTAGCCAATAGTGAGGAGTATCAACAATTTACTAGGGCTAAAGAGAAGGTGGAGGAAGACGAAAGTAATATGTCCTTACTGCAGGAATTCCGCCGGCGGCAGTTAGAATTGCAAATGTCTCAGATCACCGGTGAGGAAGTGGACGAGGAACAAGTGGAACAAGTGGAGCAGATGTACCAAATGCTTTCACTAAATAAAAACATTAATGAATACCTAAATGCCGAGTATAGGTTATCTAGATTGATGTCTGATATTCAAAAGATTATTGGTGATGCAGTGAAGGACTGGTTTGAATTTGGGGAACGAGAAAGTAGTCTAAATTAA
- a CDS encoding tyrosine-type recombinase/integrase, whose product MKKIKDNLFSHLREFFTIFLTKQAQRSPHTILATKQVWNMLLSFVCDATGKRVESLTFADLSRENVINFLDKMQQTKGWTPSTRNHRLARIRAFFRYVASIEPTLVFYLEDLRGIPMQKDVNKSFMLEYMSKDAITTVLRQPDPSKKMGIRDLFFLVLMYDSAARDCEMLSMRFCDFDPVGKVVYLLGKGNKPRSVPISDDTIQHFHIYAKIFHPQKDGFVPMFYTIRHGNKGQMSDDNVARFVSKYGNSAKTECLEVPDRVHPHLIRKTRAMLLYQAGMPLELLAQFLGHNDPTTTLIYARADKEMKRKAIENASAVTGSVSPEVEKATWVGNEVMISRLLGLG is encoded by the coding sequence ATGAAGAAGATTAAAGATAACCTGTTCTCACATCTGCGAGAGTTTTTTACCATCTTCTTAACTAAGCAGGCTCAGCGCAGCCCGCATACAATCCTAGCCACAAAACAGGTGTGGAATATGCTGCTTTCCTTCGTGTGTGACGCAACCGGTAAGCGTGTTGAGAGCCTCACCTTTGCGGATCTTTCCCGCGAAAACGTGATAAACTTTCTGGATAAAATGCAGCAAACAAAAGGATGGACCCCGTCTACACGAAATCACAGGTTGGCACGCATCCGCGCATTTTTTCGTTATGTAGCTAGCATAGAACCGACGCTTGTTTTTTATCTGGAAGATCTGCGAGGTATTCCGATGCAAAAAGATGTGAACAAGTCCTTCATGCTGGAGTATATGTCCAAGGATGCAATAACTACTGTTCTTCGCCAACCTGACCCATCCAAGAAAATGGGGATTCGCGATTTGTTCTTTCTGGTGTTAATGTATGACTCAGCTGCCCGTGACTGCGAAATGCTATCCATGCGTTTTTGTGATTTTGACCCGGTAGGAAAAGTTGTCTATTTGTTAGGGAAAGGGAACAAGCCGAGAAGTGTTCCGATTAGCGATGATACCATTCAGCATTTTCACATATATGCGAAAATCTTTCATCCCCAAAAAGACGGATTTGTTCCCATGTTTTATACGATTCGGCATGGCAACAAGGGGCAGATGTCTGACGACAACGTGGCCAGATTTGTCAGCAAATACGGAAATTCTGCAAAAACTGAGTGCTTAGAAGTCCCTGACCGTGTCCACCCTCACCTAATCAGGAAAACGCGTGCTATGCTTCTGTATCAGGCAGGAATGCCACTAGAATTACTCGCTCAATTTCTGGGGCATAATGATCCAACGACCACATTAATTTATGCTCGCGCAGACAAAGAGATGAAACGCAAAGCCATTGAAAATGCATCGGCTGTGACCGGATCAGTTAGTCCGGAAGTTGAAAAAGCTACTTGGGTAGGCAACGAGGTAATGATTAGTCGTCTGCTTGGATTGGGTTAA
- a CDS encoding LysE family transporter — MSLSAILIAAFFVGLSGAMVPGPLLTVAIVQSAQKGWIAGPLLMIGHSLLELLVIAGLFLGLDQLVSGRIFGSVLSLAGGGVLFWMGYVIIKDAMAGKFSLRVDNVSPVIRQRGSGALITLGIVVTAANPYWMLWWVTFGASFLQKSLIHGNAGVLAFFSGHILADFGWYTLVSVMVVMGQKFLDSKVYQYILILSGVFLIFMALYFIYSGIYNMNW, encoded by the coding sequence TTGTCTCTATCAGCTATTTTAATTGCGGCATTTTTCGTAGGTCTTTCCGGCGCAATGGTACCTGGACCGCTTCTTACTGTAGCCATTGTTCAATCAGCGCAAAAGGGATGGATTGCCGGCCCGCTGTTAATGATTGGTCATAGTTTACTTGAGCTGCTGGTGATTGCAGGTCTTTTTCTTGGTTTAGACCAATTGGTTTCGGGCAGGATATTTGGGTCTGTTCTCAGTTTGGCCGGTGGCGGGGTACTGTTTTGGATGGGATATGTCATTATTAAAGATGCTATGGCCGGTAAGTTTTCATTAAGGGTAGACAATGTTTCACCGGTGATACGACAGCGGGGCTCCGGAGCATTGATTACTTTAGGAATTGTTGTCACTGCCGCCAATCCCTACTGGATGTTGTGGTGGGTAACATTTGGCGCTAGTTTCCTACAGAAGTCATTGATTCATGGCAATGCCGGGGTCCTCGCCTTTTTTTCTGGGCATATTTTGGCTGATTTCGGGTGGTACACGCTGGTTTCTGTCATGGTTGTTATGGGGCAAAAATTCTTGGATAGTAAGGTATATCAATACATATTAATTTTGTCAGGCGTCTTTTTGATATTCATGGCATTGTACTTTATTTATAGTGGCATATATAATATGAATTGGTAA
- the sfsA gene encoding DNA/RNA nuclease SfsA, translated as MSQYLWPNELVRARFLERRNRFVACVDINERKELAHVPNSGRMKELLVPGNEVFLLPTPGENRVTQYQLCLARYGQELVSLNSLLPNKLLERKLQENAFPWLFGTGCQREVTYKNSRFDFFVSTEGVGGCYVEAKSVTLVESDTAFFPDAPTARGKKHLEHLIDARSQGYSGAVVFVVQRCDAKSFRPNEARDPEFARTLLAAVQRGITIKAYNCRVNHQGIYWQREILVQL; from the coding sequence GTGTCGCAGTACCTGTGGCCTAATGAACTGGTTAGGGCTAGATTTCTTGAAAGACGTAATCGTTTTGTTGCCTGCGTAGACATAAATGAACGCAAGGAATTAGCACATGTACCTAACTCTGGTCGTATGAAGGAACTATTGGTTCCCGGAAATGAAGTGTTTTTGCTGCCTACCCCTGGCGAGAACAGGGTGACCCAATATCAATTATGCCTAGCTCGTTATGGGCAAGAACTGGTGTCTTTAAATTCTCTGCTACCAAACAAGTTATTGGAAAGGAAGCTGCAGGAAAATGCTTTCCCATGGCTTTTCGGGACAGGATGTCAACGGGAAGTTACTTATAAGAATAGCAGATTCGATTTTTTTGTGAGTACTGAAGGGGTCGGCGGTTGTTATGTGGAGGCCAAGTCAGTGACCTTGGTTGAATCTGATACCGCTTTTTTTCCTGACGCACCTACTGCCAGAGGTAAAAAGCATTTAGAGCACCTAATTGATGCCAGGTCTCAAGGGTACAGCGGTGCAGTGGTTTTTGTGGTACAGCGGTGTGATGCTAAGTCATTTCGTCCCAATGAGGCTAGGGATCCGGAATTTGCCAGGACTTTATTGGCCGCAGTGCAGCGGGGAATCACCATCAAAGCCTATAATTGTAGGGTAAACCATCAAGGTATCTACTGGCAAAGAGAAATACTGGTGCAATTATAA
- a CDS encoding FAD-dependent oxidoreductase, translating into MSKIIIVGGGWAGSAAGLAAQKAGAQDVTVLERTDMLLGTGLVGGIMRNNGRFTATEEMLEMDGGDLFQVTDENSRHKNIDFPGHKHANLYDVAKIEPAVKKRLEKAGINVKTNTRIKGVETDGKKIVAVVAENGDRYEADVFVEATGTSGPPGNCSKYGNGCAMCIYRCPTFGPRISVAAKAGAEEFMGKKADGSIGAMSGSCKLHKESLSEDIVHQLNETGVAVIPIPKELQKGEGMLATKACQQYALKEFAENIILLDTGHAKLMSPFYPLDMLRRIPGFENARYEDPYAGGIGNSMRYLAISYRDNALKVEGLDNLFCGGEKAGLLVGHTEAIVTGTLAGHNAVRHAVGKELLSLPDSLAVGDAINYVGRQMRSEEGITKKYTFSGAVYFNRMKEQNLYTTDKAEIKKRVSDAGMTNVFSQKVM; encoded by the coding sequence ATGAGCAAAATTATAATAGTTGGGGGTGGATGGGCCGGCTCTGCTGCCGGCCTGGCCGCCCAAAAAGCTGGTGCTCAGGATGTAACCGTTTTAGAACGGACAGATATGCTGCTGGGAACCGGTTTAGTAGGCGGCATAATGAGAAACAACGGTCGCTTTACGGCCACTGAAGAGATGCTGGAAATGGATGGCGGAGACCTGTTTCAAGTTACTGATGAGAATTCTCGTCATAAAAACATTGATTTTCCGGGTCATAAACATGCAAACCTATATGATGTGGCCAAGATTGAACCGGCGGTTAAAAAACGGCTGGAAAAGGCTGGCATAAATGTGAAAACCAACACCCGTATTAAAGGGGTAGAGACCGACGGCAAGAAAATTGTCGCGGTTGTTGCGGAAAATGGTGACAGATATGAAGCGGATGTCTTCGTGGAAGCTACCGGAACCTCGGGCCCCCCCGGAAACTGCTCAAAATATGGTAATGGCTGCGCCATGTGTATCTATCGCTGTCCTACCTTCGGGCCGCGTATCAGTGTTGCGGCGAAAGCCGGGGCAGAAGAATTTATGGGTAAAAAAGCAGACGGATCTATTGGTGCCATGAGCGGTTCTTGCAAACTTCATAAAGAATCCCTCAGCGAGGATATTGTCCATCAATTGAATGAAACAGGAGTGGCGGTAATTCCAATTCCAAAGGAGTTACAAAAAGGAGAAGGTATGCTGGCTACAAAGGCCTGCCAGCAGTATGCATTGAAAGAATTTGCGGAAAACATCATCCTCTTGGATACCGGACACGCTAAATTAATGTCTCCATTCTATCCACTTGATATGCTGCGCAGGATACCCGGATTTGAAAATGCAAGGTACGAAGATCCATATGCAGGTGGTATCGGTAATTCCATGCGCTACCTAGCAATTTCTTATAGGGACAATGCACTGAAAGTGGAAGGACTGGATAATCTGTTTTGCGGCGGGGAAAAGGCTGGTCTGTTAGTAGGACATACAGAGGCTATCGTCACCGGAACTTTGGCGGGCCATAATGCTGTGCGCCACGCTGTTGGTAAAGAGCTGCTTTCTCTTCCTGACAGCTTAGCTGTTGGTGACGCAATTAATTATGTAGGCCGGCAGATGCGCTCCGAAGAGGGTATAACTAAAAAGTATACTTTTTCCGGTGCAGTCTACTTTAATCGCATGAAAGAACAAAATCTTTACACTACCGATAAGGCCGAGATTAAGAAAAGAGTTAGTGACGCCGGAATGACCAACGTGTTCAGCCAAAAGGTGATGTAA
- a CDS encoding tyrosine-type recombinase/integrase: MTYEFKSGFAGQIQEMLEHRATMRYSVKNYNKLFANFDRFCMNHFPNETILTKEIAFAWCNDAKGNGKGAFNRASALRGFARYISLAGKEAYVMPSSFFPMPKAKQPIIMNHVELTNFFEATDCYPSGERNVLHDFTVPVIFRLQYACGMRPQEVRCLRCTDFNFTDNTIYIADGKRHKDRCLPTNADVMEMCKRYNQIAEKITPQRTYFFQTQLGKAYTTDWLCDAFRICWEMSGNVTSRGSCTPYALRHNFATQILMRWIEEGRDLDAMIPYLSAYMGHESFSATYYYIHLLPERLALMDFTRSNGIIPEAYDYEED, translated from the coding sequence ATGACATATGAATTTAAAAGCGGATTTGCCGGGCAAATCCAAGAAATGCTGGAACATAGAGCTACAATGAGATATTCTGTGAAAAATTACAATAAGCTCTTTGCGAACTTTGATCGGTTTTGTATGAATCATTTCCCAAACGAAACCATTCTTACGAAAGAAATTGCGTTCGCTTGGTGCAACGATGCCAAAGGCAATGGTAAAGGTGCCTTTAATAGAGCAAGTGCGCTTCGCGGATTTGCTCGCTATATCTCCCTTGCAGGCAAAGAAGCATATGTCATGCCATCATCTTTCTTTCCTATGCCAAAGGCCAAGCAACCTATCATCATGAATCATGTTGAACTAACGAACTTTTTTGAGGCTACGGATTGCTACCCCAGCGGTGAAAGAAACGTTCTGCATGATTTTACAGTGCCAGTCATTTTCCGTTTACAGTATGCATGCGGAATGCGTCCACAAGAGGTGCGGTGTCTACGGTGTACGGATTTCAACTTCACTGATAATACTATTTATATCGCCGATGGAAAGCGCCACAAGGATCGGTGCTTGCCTACTAACGCAGACGTTATGGAGATGTGCAAGAGGTACAACCAAATAGCGGAAAAAATTACCCCCCAAAGAACATATTTCTTTCAAACTCAATTGGGAAAGGCCTACACAACCGACTGGCTCTGCGATGCTTTCCGTATATGTTGGGAGATGAGCGGGAATGTAACCAGTCGTGGTTCCTGTACTCCCTATGCTCTCCGACACAATTTCGCTACACAAATACTCATGCGCTGGATTGAAGAGGGAAGGGATTTAGACGCGATGATCCCATACCTCAGTGCATATATGGGGCACGAAAGCTTTTCTGCCACATACTACTACATTCATTTACTGCCAGAGCGGTTAGCTCTTATGGACTTCACTCGCTCAAATGGTATCATACCGGAGGCTTATGATTATGAAGAAGATTAA
- a CDS encoding cobalamin B12-binding domain-containing protein, translating into MSKKKQVLLAPLDPVHDIGLKMIRRGLEHGGHKTHLLPPDLPAEEIIQEIINRDAETVLISRTLGYGVAELLARFVDLVDAAGLRDKVTLGIGGMAIRPELAAELGFDAGFGPGTTVEEAVAFVEGKEFKAAKQGVEKKKVDITSGYSYQFINEGLGRKIEQVAELIIQWAENKTSPGVRRAVVRDELWDVERWRNRQGNSEFDKEYPQLCGEQPRNYYFKGELHPKTRRFTREEVIALEKFIHETKPRVMLNRLQHTKSRPVVFNQYGTGCPFMDIGHIKVSEAWGADGVVHFDPSWGARTEGFFDGFLTHQEDGTVITPANLNRIHGGLEPSTLWQVRAHRGLNTPETVVLGAKIGADLTKINICYGSLGAGTDPERLTVDGYHAIRYAAKYKMPFDVVTNEELAGVPAHKAFAGMLIVSALAVKLGGRPMLQPLFAYSPEAMISEQMEDNYVDFNAAKIYALKSIIDAPIWPGAPIGFLTQTEDRVQSSTTTALHACLASSLGVDAISIASSDEAYSGGPIAVPSRTDTLKAVGEGFRFFGGTGISPSERAKIWAEELTESIEAVVDQVIDTGDFVEALYQGVLGNREEGAYPGRAGKGTVRQVES; encoded by the coding sequence ATGTCTAAAAAAAAGCAAGTACTGTTGGCACCGCTGGACCCTGTTCATGATATAGGTCTAAAAATGATTCGCCGCGGTTTGGAACACGGCGGGCATAAGACCCATCTGTTACCGCCTGATTTACCTGCGGAAGAAATTATTCAAGAAATCATTAATCGTGATGCGGAGACCGTCTTGATTAGCCGTACCCTGGGATATGGCGTTGCGGAATTGTTAGCTCGTTTTGTAGATTTGGTAGATGCCGCAGGCCTTCGAGATAAAGTAACTTTGGGTATCGGCGGCATGGCAATCCGCCCGGAACTAGCTGCCGAATTAGGGTTTGATGCAGGTTTTGGACCCGGAACTACGGTAGAAGAGGCAGTTGCTTTTGTAGAAGGCAAAGAATTTAAGGCAGCGAAGCAAGGCGTTGAAAAGAAAAAAGTGGATATAACCAGCGGTTATTCCTATCAATTCATTAATGAGGGACTTGGCCGAAAAATCGAACAAGTAGCGGAACTCATTATACAATGGGCGGAAAATAAAACTAGCCCCGGGGTGCGCCGAGCGGTTGTTAGAGATGAACTGTGGGACGTAGAGCGGTGGCGGAATCGTCAGGGTAACTCTGAATTTGATAAAGAATACCCGCAACTGTGTGGTGAACAACCTAGGAATTATTATTTTAAAGGCGAGCTGCATCCTAAAACCAGGAGATTTACCAGGGAAGAAGTTATTGCTTTGGAAAAATTTATACACGAAACGAAGCCTCGTGTTATGCTCAACCGCTTGCAGCATACTAAGTCGCGTCCTGTAGTTTTTAATCAGTATGGTACTGGTTGCCCATTTATGGATATTGGCCATATTAAGGTTAGCGAGGCATGGGGTGCCGACGGGGTGGTTCACTTTGATCCTTCGTGGGGGGCAAGAACAGAGGGATTTTTTGATGGTTTTTTAACCCACCAAGAGGATGGCACGGTAATTACCCCGGCCAATTTAAACCGAATACATGGAGGGTTAGAACCATCGACGCTTTGGCAGGTGAGGGCACATCGGGGGTTAAATACCCCGGAAACCGTTGTGCTGGGCGCAAAAATCGGTGCGGATTTAACCAAGATTAATATTTGTTATGGTTCTTTGGGGGCCGGGACAGACCCGGAACGTTTGACAGTGGATGGCTATCATGCCATTCGTTACGCAGCCAAATATAAAATGCCTTTTGATGTGGTTACCAACGAAGAACTGGCTGGTGTACCGGCACACAAGGCCTTTGCCGGCATGTTAATTGTAAGTGCTTTGGCGGTTAAACTGGGAGGCAGGCCTATGCTTCAGCCCCTCTTTGCTTATTCGCCGGAAGCAATGATTAGTGAACAGATGGAGGATAACTATGTAGATTTTAATGCGGCAAAGATTTACGCTTTAAAGAGCATAATTGATGCGCCTATTTGGCCGGGTGCGCCTATCGGGTTTTTAACTCAAACAGAAGATAGGGTACAATCGTCCACTACTACAGCCCTGCACGCTTGTTTGGCCTCTTCCTTAGGGGTAGATGCCATCTCTATCGCTTCTTCGGATGAAGCGTATTCAGGTGGGCCCATTGCAGTGCCATCCCGAACCGATACACTAAAAGCGGTTGGTGAAGGGTTTAGGTTTTTTGGCGGTACCGGAATCAGCCCTTCGGAAAGGGCGAAAATCTGGGCGGAGGAATTGACAGAGAGTATCGAAGCGGTAGTGGACCAAGTAATTGATACAGGTGATTTTGTAGAGGCGCTCTATCAAGGGGTTTTGGGCAATCGGGAAGAGGGGGCTTATCCTGGTCGTGCCGGCAAAGGCACAGTCCGGCAAGTGGAGAGTTAG
- a CDS encoding Fur family transcriptional regulator, with protein MARLTKQRMTKQKKLILDIVKGTTSHPTADWVYQKAREVMPNISLGTVYRNLRFLVEMGEIMELNYTNSYSRFDGNPSNHYHFVCQTCGEVSDLELTSHPDIDVLIKDKDLVVFSHRLEFYGLCSKCQSD; from the coding sequence ATGGCAAGGCTGACAAAGCAGCGTATGACTAAACAAAAAAAATTAATATTGGATATCGTTAAAGGCACAACATCACATCCTACTGCAGATTGGGTCTACCAGAAGGCTAGAGAAGTGATGCCTAATATTAGTTTGGGAACAGTTTATCGCAACCTGCGGTTTTTAGTAGAAATGGGAGAAATAATGGAGTTAAATTATACTAATTCTTACAGCCGATTTGATGGCAATCCAAGTAATCATTATCATTTTGTCTGCCAAACTTGTGGCGAAGTTTCTGATTTGGAATTAACTTCTCACCCGGATATAGATGTTCTTATAAAGGATAAAGATTTGGTGGTGTTTTCGCATCGTTTGGAATTCTACGGATTATGCAGCAAATGTCAGTCTGACTGA
- the bshB1 gene encoding bacillithiol biosynthesis deacetylase BshB1: MSLDEPMGVDLMFFGAHPDDIEIGAGGLVAQQTAKGRKVVLVDLTAGEMASNGTVEQRAEEAQKAAEILGVYQRVNLGLPDSRLAVTEEYLEAVVRVLRRFKPQLVFAPYREDRHPDHIAAANLVTQALFLAGLWKKFPDQQPHRTMKLFHYFLHYTEKPSFIVDITKVYNQKLESIMAHTSQFGVNLEEKPTELPRLFKRLEARNTFFGSLAAVQYGEGFYAAEPIRVDDVMRLSGS, translated from the coding sequence ATGTCTCTTGATGAACCCATGGGGGTAGACTTAATGTTCTTTGGTGCCCACCCGGATGATATCGAAATTGGTGCCGGAGGCCTAGTTGCACAGCAGACTGCTAAAGGAAGAAAGGTGGTGCTGGTTGATTTAACGGCGGGGGAGATGGCTTCAAACGGTACTGTAGAGCAAAGGGCAGAAGAAGCCCAAAAAGCTGCAGAAATACTTGGTGTTTATCAGCGGGTAAATCTAGGATTGCCTGATAGCAGGCTCGCGGTAACTGAGGAATATCTGGAGGCAGTCGTGCGGGTTTTGCGTCGATTTAAACCCCAATTGGTATTCGCGCCATACCGGGAGGACCGTCATCCTGACCATATTGCCGCTGCTAACCTGGTTACCCAAGCGCTATTTTTGGCAGGACTTTGGAAAAAGTTCCCTGATCAACAACCGCATCGAACTATGAAATTGTTTCATTATTTTCTACACTATACGGAAAAGCCCTCGTTTATTGTGGATATTACTAAGGTTTATAATCAAAAGCTGGAATCGATAATGGCGCATACTTCCCAATTTGGCGTAAACCTCGAAGAGAAACCCACGGAACTGCCTCGATTGTTTAAAAGGCTTGAAGCGAGAAACACATTTTTTGGCAGTCTGGCTGCAGTGCAGTATGGTGAGGGTTTCTACGCTGCGGAACCAATCAGGGTTGATGATGTGATGCGGCTTTCCGGCAGCTGA
- a CDS encoding DUF6917 domain-containing protein — translation MIIIDPYKAGMFEKNPYAKKRDILGSLIVVLDGRLDERGLQLIAPISRALLAGEIHELILTDEEGAGPNKKVNKIAYLGFFEVSQSGVMVTGDDIYVARQKIGRVAGFDITHMPNHLNIVIYSDERTSGLEKGLELGTEFKCSKPNS, via the coding sequence ATGATAATCATCGATCCTTACAAGGCGGGGATGTTTGAAAAAAACCCTTATGCAAAAAAACGCGACATTCTTGGTTCGCTGATAGTGGTATTGGATGGAAGACTTGATGAGCGGGGTTTACAGCTGATTGCGCCAATATCGAGAGCGCTGTTAGCAGGCGAAATCCATGAACTGATTTTAACTGACGAAGAGGGCGCGGGGCCCAACAAAAAGGTAAATAAAATCGCTTATCTAGGTTTTTTCGAAGTCAGCCAAAGCGGAGTAATGGTTACCGGTGATGATATATATGTTGCCCGTCAAAAAATTGGCCGGGTGGCCGGTTTTGATATTACGCACATGCCTAACCATCTGAACATTGTGATATACAGCGATGAGAGAACCAGCGGCCTGGAAAAAGGCCTTGAGCTGGGAACAGAATTTAAATGCAGTAAACCGAACTCTTAG
- a CDS encoding RidA family protein: protein MSYEEKIKELGLTIPEAPKPVAAYVPAVKVDSYVYTSGQIPFVNGELKFKGKVGRDIKLEQGYEAAKTCALNCLAVIKGQIGSLDNIDRIVKVTGFVNSAPNFTDQPKVINGASELLGDIFGDKGQHARAAVGVNELPVDAAVEVEMVVKIK, encoded by the coding sequence GTGTCATATGAAGAGAAAATCAAAGAATTGGGACTGACAATTCCCGAGGCGCCTAAACCGGTGGCCGCTTACGTACCCGCGGTTAAGGTGGATAGCTATGTCTATACTTCAGGACAGATTCCTTTTGTGAATGGCGAATTGAAATTCAAAGGCAAAGTAGGAAGAGACATTAAGCTTGAACAGGGCTATGAGGCCGCCAAAACCTGCGCCTTAAATTGTTTGGCAGTGATTAAAGGGCAGATTGGTTCTTTAGACAATATCGACCGTATTGTGAAGGTGACTGGATTTGTCAATAGTGCCCCTAACTTCACCGACCAACCAAAGGTGATAAACGGTGCCTCCGAGCTGCTGGGAGATATTTTCGGTGATAAAGGGCAGCATGCTCGGGCTGCAGTGGGAGTAAATGAATTGCCGGTGGATGCAGCAGTAGAAGTAGAAATGGTGGTCAAAATTAAATAA
- the bshC gene encoding bacillithiol biosynthesis cysteine-adding enzyme BshC yields the protein MQVLHRKPLVSGEIAKDYYYNYNHLASRFEVAPDDYMQYAKRVTNNLPHRRELSECLQVYNEKLGAGKKSIANAGNLAREDCLVVVAGQQTGFLTGPALTIYKAMTAVRMADKLSSQLQRPVVPIFWMAGEDHDYAEVNRLQIIDVKNRRKLIESRTKPLGRPSAGSTTIFKEDEFFHRLAAALPDTDWGQKLVTEIKQAAEEATDLNHWFGFLMLKLMGKYGLVMMNPMLPEIRKISQPIFQRAIIESAELQHQLLTGERALRELGYTPEITKKPGHMNLFYYDDDGNRMPLYLHQDQVCTRGELADWQMPLADLIAICQSDPAKFSPGVALRPVLQDYLLPTALFVAGPGEINYLAQLKEVYRGFGISMPPIYPRAQITVVGLKENNILRELAVGDDWLETGFKQYIEKYLAKRDPVNISETINEKKRIIKEQHQQLVEQFEQLDNKFSTIGEENWQKIDGHLSYMAKKAVQSLRKKHREFLKRVDTVEDVLSPGGNCQENIYSFYSLLIYFGETLLPILDQVDFTDVWHHQLVYLSKQIHEVE from the coding sequence ATGCAGGTGTTACATAGGAAACCTTTGGTTAGTGGTGAAATAGCAAAAGATTATTATTACAATTACAATCACCTGGCTTCCCGCTTTGAGGTTGCTCCTGATGATTATATGCAATATGCAAAAAGAGTTACTAACAATTTGCCACACCGAAGGGAATTATCGGAATGCTTACAGGTTTACAATGAAAAATTAGGAGCGGGTAAAAAATCAATTGCCAATGCCGGTAATTTGGCAAGGGAAGATTGTCTAGTGGTAGTGGCAGGACAGCAGACTGGATTTCTAACAGGACCGGCTTTAACGATATATAAGGCGATGACAGCCGTACGCATGGCCGACAAATTAAGCTCACAGCTTCAGCGGCCGGTAGTGCCCATATTTTGGATGGCAGGGGAGGATCATGACTACGCTGAAGTTAATCGCCTACAGATTATAGATGTTAAAAATCGCAGAAAGCTGATAGAGTCACGAACAAAACCTTTGGGGCGGCCTTCAGCCGGCAGTACTACGATCTTTAAAGAAGATGAGTTTTTTCATCGATTGGCTGCAGCTTTGCCGGACACGGACTGGGGTCAAAAATTAGTGACAGAAATTAAACAGGCAGCAGAAGAAGCCACTGACCTGAATCATTGGTTTGGTTTTCTAATGCTTAAATTAATGGGGAAATATGGTTTAGTAATGATGAACCCGATGCTGCCGGAAATTCGGAAAATTTCTCAGCCTATTTTTCAGCGCGCTATTATTGAAAGTGCTGAATTACAGCATCAACTTTTAACAGGAGAACGCGCCTTGAGAGAATTGGGCTATACCCCGGAAATTACCAAAAAGCCTGGTCACATGAATCTCTTTTATTATGACGACGATGGTAATAGAATGCCGCTGTACCTGCACCAGGACCAGGTATGTACCAGGGGAGAGTTAGCTGACTGGCAAATGCCATTGGCAGATTTAATAGCTATCTGTCAGTCCGACCCGGCTAAGTTTAGTCCCGGCGTTGCGTTAAGACCGGTTTTGCAGGATTATTTACTGCCCACCGCTTTGTTTGTTGCAGGTCCCGGTGAAATTAATTATCTCGCTCAGCTTAAAGAAGTTTACCGTGGTTTTGGTATCTCTATGCCGCCCATATATCCTAGGGCCCAAATTACGGTAGTTGGTTTAAAGGAAAATAATATTCTTAGAGAGCTGGCAGTAGGAGACGACTGGTTGGAGACAGGATTCAAACAGTACATTGAAAAATATCTGGCTAAAAGGGACCCGGTAAATATTTCGGAAACGATTAATGAAAAGAAGAGAATTATAAAAGAACAGCACCAGCAGTTGGTGGAGCAGTTTGAGCAGTTGGACAATAAGTTCTCAACAATAGGTGAGGAAAATTGGCAAAAAATTGACGGCCATCTAAGTTACATGGCGAAAAAAGCTGTTCAGAGTCTTCGCAAGAAACACCGTGAATTCTTAAAAAGGGTCGATACAGTGGAGGACGTGCTTTCACCCGGTGGTAATTGTCAGGAAAATATCTATAGTTTTTATTCACTGTTAATATATTTCGGCGAAACCTTACTGCCAATCTTAGACCAGGTGGATTTTACTGATGTATGGCATCATCAGTTGGTTTATTTATCTAAACAAATACATGAGGTGGAGTAA